The Nocardioides panzhihuensis genome has a segment encoding these proteins:
- a CDS encoding NADH-quinone oxidoreductase subunit G has product MGGGSAVTDVTVKIDGHDVTVPEGTLVIRAAEQVGIEIPRFCDHPLLAPVGACRQCLVDIPDAGNGRGFPKPQASCTIPVAEGMVVETQNSTAVKAQQGIMEFLLVNHPLDCPVCDKGGECPLQNQAMSHGQGETRFEGTKRTFPKPINLSPNVLLDRERCIVCQRCTRFAAEIPGDPGIALIQRGAQQQIGIADDKPFSSYFSGNVIQICPVGALTSDDYRFRARPFDLVSTPGVAEHDACGAAIRIDHRRGKVMRRLAGNDPEVNEEWISDKDRFGFRYVVRERLASPMVREDGELRPASWLEAVAVAAKGLAAAGSVGVLPGGRLTLEDAKAYATFAREALRTPHIDFRSRPLSEEETGFLRSRVASTSLTYADLDAADHVILVGLEPEDEAGTLFLRLRKANQQGLRITALSPYASEGSRKLGAAVVLTAPGADAEGLSQVSDVTEASVILVGERLATSPGAYTAAAELADRTGARLAWVPRRAGDRGAVEAGLLPGEGGLDAEAIVRSGLDALLIAGVDPDDTADPAAFLAALDQAGFVVSLEQRVTAVTERADVVLPVAAASEKAGTFVTWEGRRRPFVKVFDKPAAYSDAEVLGHIATSLVEPASAASGVETNTVASSATGDRVGLDTPPPSGSGGSTDGSAFRLATWRLMLDNGTLQSGDKALAATARPAFVRIPAALHEQLGDVVTITGDRGSWTLPALPGELAEGTIWVPTNSFGRGVWADLASPGSTVSVEGAK; this is encoded by the coding sequence ATGGGCGGAGGCAGTGCAGTGACCGATGTGACCGTCAAGATCGACGGACATGACGTGACCGTGCCCGAGGGCACGCTGGTGATCCGGGCGGCCGAGCAGGTCGGGATCGAGATCCCGCGGTTCTGCGACCACCCGCTGCTCGCGCCCGTCGGCGCGTGCCGGCAGTGTCTCGTCGACATCCCCGACGCCGGCAACGGCCGCGGCTTCCCGAAGCCGCAGGCCTCCTGCACGATCCCGGTCGCCGAGGGCATGGTGGTGGAGACGCAGAACTCCACGGCCGTGAAGGCGCAGCAGGGGATCATGGAGTTTCTCCTGGTCAACCACCCGTTGGACTGCCCGGTGTGCGACAAGGGCGGCGAGTGCCCGCTGCAGAACCAGGCCATGTCCCACGGCCAGGGGGAGACCCGGTTCGAGGGGACGAAGCGTACGTTCCCCAAGCCCATCAACCTGAGCCCCAACGTCCTGCTCGACCGGGAGCGGTGCATCGTCTGCCAGCGCTGCACCCGTTTCGCCGCCGAGATCCCGGGCGACCCCGGGATCGCGCTGATCCAGCGTGGCGCGCAGCAGCAGATCGGCATCGCCGACGACAAGCCGTTCTCGTCCTACTTCTCCGGCAACGTCATCCAGATCTGCCCGGTCGGTGCGCTGACCTCCGACGACTACCGGTTCCGGGCCCGTCCCTTCGACCTGGTCTCGACGCCGGGCGTCGCCGAGCACGACGCGTGCGGCGCCGCGATCCGCATCGACCACCGCCGCGGCAAGGTCATGCGCCGCCTCGCCGGCAACGACCCCGAGGTCAACGAGGAGTGGATCTCCGACAAGGACCGCTTCGGCTTCCGCTATGTCGTCCGGGAGCGGCTCGCCTCTCCGATGGTGCGTGAGGACGGCGAGCTCCGGCCCGCGTCCTGGTTGGAGGCAGTCGCTGTCGCCGCCAAGGGTCTGGCCGCTGCCGGCTCCGTAGGCGTGCTGCCCGGTGGCCGGCTGACACTGGAGGACGCGAAGGCGTACGCCACCTTCGCCCGCGAGGCGCTTCGCACCCCGCACATCGACTTCCGCTCGCGTCCGCTGTCGGAGGAGGAGACGGGGTTCCTGCGCTCACGGGTGGCCAGCACCTCGCTCACCTACGCCGACCTCGACGCAGCCGACCACGTGATCCTCGTCGGGCTCGAGCCCGAGGACGAGGCCGGCACCCTGTTCCTGCGCTTGCGCAAGGCCAACCAGCAGGGCCTGCGGATCACCGCCCTGAGCCCGTACGCATCGGAGGGCTCCCGCAAGCTCGGAGCCGCGGTCGTCCTGACCGCCCCCGGTGCTGACGCGGAGGGGTTGTCGCAGGTCAGCGACGTCACCGAGGCTTCGGTGATCCTGGTCGGCGAGCGACTGGCGACCAGTCCCGGTGCCTACACCGCCGCCGCCGAGCTCGCCGACCGCACCGGTGCCAGGCTCGCCTGGGTGCCGCGTCGCGCCGGTGACCGAGGTGCGGTCGAGGCCGGCCTGCTTCCCGGCGAAGGTGGTCTCGACGCCGAGGCCATCGTCCGAAGTGGCCTCGACGCGCTGCTGATCGCCGGGGTCGACCCCGACGACACCGCCGACCCCGCCGCCTTCCTGGCGGCTCTCGACCAGGCCGGCTTCGTGGTCAGCCTCGAGCAGCGGGTCACCGCGGTGACCGAGCGCGCCGACGTCGTGCTCCCTGTCGCCGCCGCCTCGGAGAAGGCCGGCACCTTCGTCACCTGGGAGGGCCGCCGCCGCCCGTTCGTGAAGGTCTTCGACAAGCCGGCCGCCTACTCCGACGCCGAGGTCCTCGGCCACATCGCGACCTCGCTGGTCGAGCCCGCGAGCGCAGCGAGCGGTGTCGAGACCAACACGGTCGCATCGAGCGCGACAGGGGACCGTGTTGGTCTCGACACGCCTCCGCCCAGCGGCTCCGGCGGCTCGACCGACGGGAGTGCTTTCCGCCTCGCGACCTGGCGCCTGATGCTCGACAACGGGACGCTGCAGAGCGGCGACAAGGCACTGGCCGCGACCGCGCGCCCGGCGTTCGTACGGATCCCGGCGGCGCTCCACGAGCAGCTCGGCGACGTCGTGACGATCACCGGTGACCGGGGGAGCTGGACGCTCCCGGCGCTTCCTGGGGAGCTGGCCGAGGGCACGATCTGGGTGCCGACCAACTCGTTCGGCCGCGGCGTATGGGCCGATCTGGCCTCGCCAGGGTCAACCGTGAGCGTGGAGGGGGCCAAGTGA
- the nuoL gene encoding NADH-quinone oxidoreductase subunit L: MVNPVEASGVFSLIWLVIALPLAGATLILIGRPLAPALFDRIGHWLAVGLAGASFVLSLVLFIATLGRDEESRQVVQHLYTWFDTGDLSVGMDLLYDQLSSLFLLLITGVGTLIHVYSVGYMADDERRTRFFGYLNLFLAAMLMLVLAENYVGLFLGWEGVGLASYLLIGFWQHKPSAAAAAKKAFVMNRVGDMGLSLAIALSFVTFGSTSFSVISDQLMVTNEGAGGVATSTLNWLGILLLVGACGKSAQVPLQGWLLDAMEGPTPVSALIHAATMVTAGVYLIVRSSAIFDAAEVASTAVVIVALVTIIWGAAISCVKDDIKKVLAGSTMSQIGYMMLAAGLGGPGYAFAIFHLLTHGFFKANMFLGAGSLMHGMNDDVNLKHYGALSRALPVTFVTFAMGYLAIIGFPGFAGFWSKDKILEVAFAESWLVGVIALLAAGVTAFYMTRLMMLAFFGRKRWPEGVHPHESPRIMTGPLVVLAALSVLGGLFTLGGWIEHWLEPVVAIGHAEHHGPLPVWATSVLAVLVVAIGVAAAGFVFGRRPTTTEPTPYLHVPHVEDVVVPPGLALTRGAVATDKYVVDGLMSGGPIALAAIAGELRKAQTGYVRSYALSVLGGTVLVALAILVVN; encoded by the coding sequence GTGGTGAACCCTGTCGAGGCCAGCGGCGTCTTCTCGCTGATCTGGCTTGTCATCGCGCTGCCCCTCGCCGGTGCGACCCTGATCCTGATCGGGCGCCCGCTGGCGCCGGCACTCTTCGACCGGATCGGGCATTGGCTCGCGGTCGGGCTCGCGGGTGCGTCCTTCGTGCTGTCGCTCGTCCTCTTCATCGCCACCCTCGGTCGCGACGAGGAGAGCAGGCAGGTCGTCCAGCACCTCTACACCTGGTTCGACACAGGCGACCTCAGTGTCGGGATGGATCTCCTCTACGACCAGCTCTCCAGCCTGTTCCTGCTGCTCATCACCGGTGTCGGCACGCTGATCCACGTCTACTCGGTCGGTTACATGGCCGACGACGAGCGACGCACCCGGTTCTTCGGCTACCTCAACCTGTTCCTCGCCGCGATGCTGATGCTGGTGCTGGCGGAGAACTACGTCGGCCTCTTCCTCGGCTGGGAGGGCGTCGGTCTGGCGTCCTACCTGCTGATCGGCTTCTGGCAGCACAAGCCGTCGGCGGCTGCTGCTGCCAAGAAGGCGTTCGTGATGAACCGGGTCGGCGACATGGGTCTCTCGCTGGCGATCGCCCTGTCCTTCGTCACCTTCGGGTCCACGTCCTTCTCGGTGATCTCGGACCAGCTGATGGTGACCAACGAAGGAGCCGGTGGCGTCGCGACCTCGACCCTCAACTGGCTCGGCATCCTGCTGCTCGTCGGTGCCTGCGGCAAGTCCGCGCAGGTGCCGCTGCAGGGCTGGCTGCTGGACGCGATGGAGGGTCCGACACCGGTCTCCGCGCTGATCCACGCAGCCACGATGGTCACGGCGGGCGTCTATCTGATCGTCAGGTCGAGTGCGATCTTCGACGCCGCCGAGGTCGCCTCGACAGCCGTCGTGATCGTCGCCCTGGTGACGATCATCTGGGGTGCCGCGATCAGCTGCGTGAAGGACGACATCAAGAAGGTGCTGGCCGGCTCGACGATGAGCCAGATCGGCTACATGATGCTGGCCGCCGGCCTGGGTGGCCCCGGCTACGCGTTCGCGATCTTCCACCTGCTCACCCACGGCTTCTTCAAGGCCAACATGTTCCTCGGGGCAGGGTCCCTGATGCACGGCATGAACGACGACGTGAACCTCAAGCACTACGGCGCCCTGAGTCGGGCCCTCCCGGTGACGTTCGTGACCTTCGCGATGGGCTACCTGGCGATCATCGGGTTCCCCGGCTTCGCCGGCTTCTGGTCCAAGGACAAGATCCTCGAGGTGGCCTTCGCAGAGAGCTGGCTGGTGGGCGTCATCGCCCTCCTGGCCGCCGGTGTGACCGCGTTCTACATGACCCGCCTGATGATGCTCGCCTTCTTCGGCCGCAAGCGCTGGCCCGAGGGCGTACATCCGCACGAGTCGCCGCGGATCATGACCGGTCCGCTCGTCGTCCTCGCCGCACTGTCGGTCCTCGGTGGGCTCTTCACTCTGGGCGGATGGATCGAGCACTGGCTCGAGCCGGTGGTCGCCATCGGCCACGCCGAGCACCACGGCCCGCTCCCGGTCTGGGCGACGTCTGTCCTCGCGGTGCTGGTCGTCGCGATCGGGGTCGCGGCCGCCGGGTTCGTCTTCGGGCGCCGCCCGACCACGACCGAGCCGACCCCCTACCTGCACGTCCCGCACGTCGAGGACGTCGTGGTCCCGCCCGGACTGGCGCTCACCCGCGGTGCCGTCGCGACCGACAAGTACGTGGTCGACGGCCTGATGAGCGGTGGCCCGATCGCCCTCGCGGCGATCGCCGGTGAGCTCCGCAAGGCACAGACCGGTTACGTACGCTCCTACGCCCTCTCCGTCCTCGGCGGCACTGTGCTGGTGGCCCTCGCGATCCTGGTGGTCAACTGA
- the nuoH gene encoding NADH-quinone oxidoreductase subunit NuoH — protein MNGLEQFGQDPWWIIAIKVLLVFVVCVVLTLFNIWWERKVVARMQHRIGPNRHGPFGLLQSLADGVKLALKEDLTPEKADKIVFITAPILATVPAFVTFSVIPFGPEVNFFGVQTPLQLTDMPVAVLFVMAIASIGIYGIVLGGWASGSTYSLLGGLRSSAQMISYEVSMGLALVTVFLMAGSLSTSQIVEAQKDWWFGALLLPSFLIYCISMVGETNRAPFDLPEAEGELVGGFHTEYSSLKFALFFLAEYINMATVCALATTLFLGGWRAPFGLGTVWAGANEGYWPVLWFFLKMFFFIWVFIWLRGTLPRLRYDQFMSLGWKVLLPASLAWIVIVAVIKMSAIQGEFSPNWILFGFGLVVTVVVVLGFLNRLPEKEPQVTEAPGGYPTPALPQGGAVRGAAQPLVFGPSAVEPTRSGVRILPSPEDALPEEAK, from the coding sequence GTGAACGGGCTGGAGCAGTTCGGTCAGGACCCCTGGTGGATCATCGCGATCAAGGTCCTGCTGGTCTTCGTGGTCTGCGTCGTGCTGACGCTGTTCAACATCTGGTGGGAGCGCAAGGTCGTGGCCCGGATGCAGCACCGCATCGGCCCCAACCGGCACGGACCGTTCGGTCTGCTCCAGTCGCTCGCCGACGGTGTGAAGCTGGCGCTGAAGGAGGACCTGACCCCGGAGAAGGCCGACAAGATCGTCTTCATCACCGCGCCGATCCTGGCCACGGTGCCGGCCTTCGTGACGTTCTCGGTGATCCCGTTCGGACCCGAGGTCAACTTCTTCGGCGTACAGACGCCTCTGCAGCTGACCGACATGCCGGTCGCGGTGCTGTTCGTGATGGCGATCGCCAGCATCGGCATCTACGGGATCGTGCTCGGTGGCTGGGCCTCGGGCTCGACCTACTCCCTGCTCGGTGGCCTGCGAAGCAGCGCCCAGATGATCTCCTACGAGGTCTCGATGGGCCTGGCGCTCGTCACCGTCTTCCTGATGGCCGGGAGCCTGTCCACGAGCCAGATCGTCGAGGCTCAGAAGGACTGGTGGTTCGGGGCCCTGCTGCTGCCGTCCTTCCTGATCTACTGCATCTCGATGGTCGGCGAGACCAACCGCGCGCCGTTCGACCTGCCCGAGGCCGAGGGTGAGCTGGTCGGTGGTTTCCACACCGAGTACTCCAGCCTGAAGTTCGCGCTCTTCTTCCTGGCCGAATACATCAACATGGCCACCGTCTGCGCGCTCGCCACCACGCTCTTCCTGGGCGGTTGGCGGGCACCGTTCGGCCTCGGCACAGTCTGGGCCGGTGCCAACGAGGGCTACTGGCCGGTGCTCTGGTTCTTCCTGAAGATGTTCTTCTTCATCTGGGTCTTCATCTGGCTGCGCGGCACGCTGCCGCGGCTGCGCTACGACCAGTTCATGTCGCTCGGCTGGAAGGTCCTCCTTCCCGCGAGCCTCGCCTGGATCGTCATCGTCGCGGTGATCAAGATGTCCGCGATCCAGGGCGAATTCAGCCCCAACTGGATCCTCTTCGGCTTCGGCCTGGTTGTCACCGTGGTGGTCGTGCTCGGCTTCCTCAACCGGCTCCCGGAGAAGGAGCCCCAGGTCACCGAGGCGCCCGGCGGCTACCCGACGCCCGCGCTGCCCCAGGGTGGGGCCGTGCGCGGCGCCGCCCAGCCGCTGGTGTTCGGACCGAGCGCCGTGGAGCCGACGAGAAGTGGCGTACGCATTCTCCCCTCTCCTGAGGATGCACTGCCTGAGGAGGCAAAGTGA
- the nuoI gene encoding NADH-quinone oxidoreductase subunit NuoI, protein MSKDDRTFKERFWDPVSGFAVTFKTQFKKPVTEQYPQQKEPTEERFHGRHQLNRHADGLEKCIGCELCAWACPADAIYVEGAENTEEERYSPGERYGRVYQINYLRCILCGLCIEACPTRALTMTNEYELADTSRESLIYEKQDLLAPLEDGMEAPPHPMFLGNDDTSYYAPEPEETTR, encoded by the coding sequence GTGAGCAAGGACGACCGCACGTTCAAGGAGCGGTTCTGGGACCCGGTCAGCGGGTTCGCGGTGACCTTCAAGACACAGTTCAAGAAGCCGGTCACCGAGCAGTACCCGCAGCAGAAGGAGCCGACCGAGGAGCGCTTCCACGGTCGACACCAGCTCAACCGCCACGCCGACGGCTTGGAGAAGTGCATCGGGTGCGAGCTGTGCGCGTGGGCCTGCCCCGCCGACGCCATCTACGTCGAGGGCGCCGAGAACACCGAGGAGGAGCGCTACTCGCCGGGGGAGCGCTACGGCCGCGTCTACCAGATCAACTACTTGCGCTGCATCCTGTGCGGTCTCTGCATCGAGGCCTGCCCGACCCGAGCGCTGACGATGACGAACGAGTACGAGCTCGCCGACACCTCGCGCGAGAGCCTGATCTACGAGAAGCAGGATCTGCTCGCGCCGCTCGAGGACGGGATGGAGGCGCCTCCGCACCCGATGTTCCTGGGCAACGACGACACCTCCTACTACGCGCCGGAGCCCGAGGAGACGACTCGATGA
- a CDS encoding NADH-quinone oxidoreductase subunit J, whose product MSFVILASVMVIAALGLLFARKPVHAALSLAVVMIGLAMIYAMLEAPFLFAVQIVVYTGAILMLFLFVIMLVGVDTSDALKETIAGQKVLAVVLGVGLGAILVTGVGQASIGTMRGLSSANEGGNVQRLADLLFSRYVIAFEATSALLITAAIGAMVLAHRERIEPKQTQTDLAQRRVADYAKSGKHLGPLPPPGTFARHNSNDTPALLPDGSHSTKSVPAILAGGVSTSSTNGVGSDEEGQGE is encoded by the coding sequence ATGAGCTTCGTGATCCTCGCCTCGGTCATGGTGATCGCGGCGCTGGGGCTCCTGTTCGCGCGCAAGCCCGTGCACGCCGCGCTCTCGTTGGCGGTCGTCATGATCGGGCTCGCGATGATCTACGCGATGCTTGAGGCGCCGTTCCTGTTCGCGGTGCAGATCGTGGTCTACACCGGCGCGATCCTGATGCTGTTCCTGTTCGTGATCATGCTGGTCGGGGTCGACACCTCCGACGCCCTGAAGGAGACGATCGCGGGCCAGAAGGTGCTCGCGGTCGTCCTCGGCGTCGGGCTCGGGGCGATCCTCGTCACGGGCGTCGGCCAGGCGAGCATCGGCACGATGCGCGGATTGTCCAGCGCCAACGAGGGCGGCAACGTACAGCGCCTCGCCGACCTTCTCTTCTCCCGCTACGTGATCGCCTTCGAGGCGACCAGCGCGCTGCTGATCACCGCCGCGATCGGCGCGATGGTGCTGGCCCACCGGGAGCGGATCGAACCGAAGCAGACCCAGACCGACCTGGCGCAGAGGCGCGTCGCCGACTACGCGAAGAGCGGCAAGCACCTCGGCCCGCTGCCCCCACCGGGCACCTTCGCGCGCCACAACAGCAACGACACCCCGGCGCTGCTGCCGGACGGGTCGCACAGCACGAAGTCGGTCCCGGCGATCCTCGCCGGCGGGGTCTCGACGAGCTCGACCAACGGGGTCGGTTCGGATGAAGAGGGGCAGGGCGAATGA
- the nuoK gene encoding NADH-quinone oxidoreductase subunit NuoK encodes MTDNTTAYVILSAILFTIGTIGVLTRRNAIVVFMCVELMLNAANLALVAFSRMHGNLDGQVTAFFVMVVAAAEVVVGLAIIMTIFRTRNTASVDEPRMLKW; translated from the coding sequence ATGACAGACAACACCACGGCGTACGTCATCCTGTCGGCCATCCTCTTCACGATCGGCACCATCGGGGTGCTGACCAGGCGCAACGCGATCGTCGTCTTCATGTGCGTCGAGCTGATGCTCAACGCGGCGAACCTGGCCCTGGTCGCGTTCAGCCGGATGCACGGCAACCTCGACGGGCAGGTGACCGCGTTCTTCGTGATGGTCGTCGCTGCCGCTGAGGTGGTCGTCGGGCTGGCGATCATCATGACCATCTTCCGCACCAGAAACACGGCTTCGGTCGACGAGCCAAGGATGCTCAAGTGGTGA
- a CDS encoding complex I subunit 4 family protein, whose protein sequence is MLTILVLIPFAGALVTAVMPARPKMWAFGFAVATLIAGIVTMFTAPDTDRVWMEPLGVHWALEMDGFGKLMVMLTVVLVPLVMVAAVKDHDKRWYAWALALEAFALLTFLAGDLFLFYIAFEATLIPAYFMIGQNGGPGRAKAAVKFLMFQLGGGLVLLGALIGFYVVSSQAGPPSYLISDLAQLDIGTTAERWIFVAMFIAFAVKAPLFPVHTWLADTTEQATPATSVLLVCILDKIGTFAMIRLCLGLVPEASAWATPVVVVLALISIVYGAVLAIGQDDLLRLIGLTSLSHFGLITLGIFAATREGLVGSILYMVNHGVATAAMFLIAGFLITRKGTASISSMRGLEKATPVLAGTFLIAGLATAGLPGLSQFVSEILVLISAFDYHWLVGVIAVSAIVLAAIYVLWAYQRIFTGPPQLSKQPVADLNRREIGVITPLLVALLFFGFVPGPLISAAQPVVAPLVDVIQAGE, encoded by the coding sequence ATGCTGACAATCCTCGTCCTGATTCCCTTCGCGGGCGCGCTGGTCACTGCGGTGATGCCGGCGCGGCCCAAGATGTGGGCCTTCGGCTTCGCGGTCGCGACCCTGATCGCCGGCATCGTGACGATGTTCACGGCCCCCGACACCGACCGCGTCTGGATGGAGCCGCTCGGCGTCCACTGGGCGCTCGAGATGGACGGCTTCGGCAAGCTGATGGTGATGCTGACCGTCGTCCTGGTGCCGCTGGTGATGGTGGCGGCGGTCAAGGACCACGACAAGCGGTGGTACGCCTGGGCGCTGGCCCTGGAAGCCTTCGCCCTGCTCACCTTCCTCGCCGGTGATCTGTTCCTCTTCTACATCGCCTTCGAGGCCACGCTGATCCCGGCGTACTTCATGATCGGCCAGAACGGCGGCCCCGGTCGGGCCAAGGCCGCGGTCAAGTTCCTGATGTTCCAGCTCGGTGGTGGCCTGGTGCTGCTCGGTGCGCTGATCGGCTTCTACGTCGTCTCCTCGCAGGCCGGCCCGCCGTCCTACCTGATCAGTGACCTCGCCCAGCTCGACATCGGCACCACGGCTGAGCGCTGGATCTTCGTAGCGATGTTCATCGCGTTCGCGGTCAAGGCGCCGCTGTTCCCGGTGCACACCTGGCTGGCGGACACGACCGAGCAGGCGACCCCGGCGACGTCGGTGCTTCTGGTGTGCATCCTCGACAAGATCGGCACCTTCGCCATGATCCGGCTCTGCCTGGGCCTGGTCCCGGAGGCGTCCGCCTGGGCGACCCCGGTCGTCGTGGTCCTGGCGCTGATCTCGATCGTCTACGGCGCGGTCCTGGCGATCGGGCAGGACGATCTGCTCCGCCTGATCGGTCTCACCTCGCTGAGCCACTTCGGACTGATCACGCTCGGCATCTTCGCGGCCACCCGCGAGGGCCTGGTCGGGTCGATCCTCTACATGGTCAACCACGGTGTCGCGACCGCGGCGATGTTCCTGATCGCCGGGTTCCTGATCACCCGCAAGGGCACCGCGTCGATCTCGTCGATGCGTGGGCTCGAGAAGGCGACACCGGTGCTCGCCGGCACGTTCCTCATCGCCGGTCTGGCCACCGCCGGTCTTCCGGGGCTCTCCCAGTTCGTCTCCGAGATCCTGGTCCTGATCAGCGCATTCGACTATCACTGGCTGGTCGGCGTCATCGCGGTCTCCGCGATCGTGCTCGCCGCGATCTACGTGCTGTGGGCCTACCAGCGGATCTTCACCGGACCGCCTCAACTCTCCAAGCAGCCGGTCGCCGACCTGAATCGGCGGGAGATCGGCGTGATCACGCCTCTGCTGGTCGCTCTTCTCTTCTTCGGCTTCGTCCCCGGCCCGCTGATCTCAGCGGCCCAACCGGTCGTAGCTCCTCTTGTTGATGTCATCCAGGCAGGTGAGTGA
- the nuoN gene encoding NADH-quinone oxidoreductase subunit NuoN translates to MFESPGISYATLWPVLLVLGVACTGVVVEAFAPRAARFNTQVSLALVGLAAALAGTVMVGAGPHLGVATGEGALIVDGPGVFSQGLVLLVSLGGVALFAERRLDNGVSAFAGQAAALPGTPAERTASQRGLEHTEVYPLMMFAVGGMMLFCVSGDLLMLFVALEVLSLPLYLLTGLARRRRLLSQEAALKYFLLGAFSSGIFLYGLALVYGFAGSMSLSEIGAAVAEDGSSPLLLLGIGLMAVGLLFKTGAVPFHSWTPDVYQGAPTPVTAWMSAATKIAAFAAMLRLFYVAFGAEGDIWRPAIGVVAVLTMLLGASFAVVQTDVKRMLGYSAVAHTGFLLTGLLGVQNDSFGSTQAVLFYLTAYGFATLGAFAIVSMVRGPNGEAGSLDRWAGLGRTNPWVAGTFAVFLLSMAGLPLTAGFIGKWGVFAVALGAGQWPVVAVAIGSSVIAVFFYVRVIMLMFFTDAHDDAATVVTPSYATTVVIALSAVATVLLGVIPGPVLSLLVDAGGFIG, encoded by the coding sequence ATGTTCGAGTCTCCCGGAATTTCGTACGCCACCCTCTGGCCCGTCCTGCTGGTGCTCGGCGTCGCCTGCACCGGTGTCGTGGTGGAGGCCTTCGCGCCGCGCGCCGCGCGGTTCAACACCCAGGTCTCCCTGGCGCTGGTCGGGCTCGCCGCCGCGCTCGCCGGAACCGTGATGGTCGGCGCCGGCCCGCACCTGGGCGTCGCGACCGGCGAGGGAGCCCTCATCGTCGACGGACCCGGAGTCTTCTCTCAGGGGCTGGTGCTGCTGGTCTCGCTCGGCGGTGTCGCGCTCTTCGCCGAGCGCCGTCTCGACAACGGCGTGAGTGCCTTCGCGGGTCAGGCAGCGGCGCTGCCCGGCACTCCTGCCGAGCGCACGGCCTCCCAGCGAGGGCTGGAGCACACCGAGGTCTATCCGCTGATGATGTTCGCGGTCGGCGGGATGATGCTCTTCTGCGTCTCCGGCGACCTGCTGATGCTCTTCGTGGCCCTCGAGGTGCTCTCGCTCCCGCTCTACCTGCTCACCGGGCTGGCGCGCCGTCGCCGGCTGCTCTCGCAGGAGGCGGCGCTGAAGTACTTCCTGCTCGGGGCGTTCTCCTCCGGCATCTTCCTCTACGGTCTCGCGCTGGTCTACGGCTTCGCCGGCTCGATGTCGCTGTCGGAGATCGGCGCGGCGGTCGCCGAGGACGGCTCCAGCCCGCTGCTGCTGCTCGGCATCGGCCTGATGGCCGTCGGGCTGCTGTTCAAGACCGGCGCGGTGCCGTTCCACTCCTGGACGCCCGACGTCTACCAGGGCGCCCCGACGCCGGTCACCGCATGGATGAGCGCGGCCACCAAGATCGCCGCGTTCGCCGCGATGCTGCGGCTCTTCTATGTCGCCTTCGGCGCCGAGGGTGACATCTGGCGCCCGGCCATCGGTGTCGTCGCGGTGCTGACGATGCTGCTGGGCGCCTCCTTCGCGGTGGTCCAGACCGATGTGAAGCGCATGCTCGGCTACTCCGCGGTGGCCCACACCGGCTTCCTGCTCACCGGGCTCCTCGGCGTGCAGAACGACTCCTTCGGGTCGACCCAGGCGGTGCTCTTCTACCTGACCGCCTACGGGTTCGCGACGCTCGGCGCCTTCGCGATCGTCTCGATGGTCCGAGGACCCAACGGCGAGGCCGGCTCGCTGGACCGCTGGGCCGGCCTGGGGCGTACCAACCCGTGGGTCGCGGGGACCTTCGCCGTCTTCCTGCTCTCGATGGCTGGGCTGCCGCTGACCGCCGGTTTCATCGGCAAGTGGGGCGTCTTCGCCGTCGCGCTGGGCGCCGGTCAGTGGCCTGTCGTCGCGGTCGCGATCGGCTCGAGCGTCATCGCGGTCTTCTTCTACGTACGCGTGATCATGCTGATGTTCTTCACCGACGCGCACGACGATGCAGCCACCGTCGTCACACCGTCCTACGCCACCACCGTGGTGATCGCACTGAGCGCTGTTGCGACGGTCCTGTTGGGTGTAATTCCGGGCCCTGTTCTCAGCCTGTTGGTGGATGCGGGAGGATTCATCGGGTGA